TCTGAACACTCAGGGGTTGCGCCTATGGTTGCTGCGCTTGGGCAGCGGTTAATCGATGAGAAATATTGGCGTGTGTGCTCTCCTTTCGGTGATGGATAGCACTCTTAAGCTAAGACTAAGCGGCTGTAAAAATCAACAGAAAACCGGGATATATCGAGATAAATTTTACCGGGCACAGGAAGCAAACATAGGCCCCAAAAAACAGGGATACAGTAAGGTAAAACCGGCTCCTCCTTAACAAGTTCGGGGGGCTCGTCATATGCTATTCTTTCAGTAATCCTTATCGTCATAATAGAAAAACGATGACGTAAACCTTGGGGAAGCAGCCATGAGAGAAAAGCGACGTATCCTGGCGAATAACGATATAGCGGAAATACTCCTGGGAACCCCGCGAGGCCATCTACACCTACGAGCCACCATCAAACTCCATTCGGGGGAAGAACTTATTCTGCAGGAAGCTACGGTAGCGAACCTTGTTCGGGCCTATATTGGTATTAAGACTCATCCCCAAAAGAAAGGTTGCCGGTTAGTTGGACGGGAATTGTCCGACGGAGCCAAAAAGAAAGAGTTTGCTTCCTGGCAGTTGCTTGAGAAAGAAAGCGAGTCGGAGAACTAGGAGTGCTATTTCAGCACACATAATTACATCCAGAATTAACGAAGAAAGATATACTTGAGCTATATATACTCTTAATAAAAGCGATTTATGCCAAAACCAAGAATAACCTTGTTTAGTTTGCTGACTCGTTGAAGCCATTTTTTAATAGATGAGCTACAGATGGCGATTGAATCCATTTAAACAGTCACCTCTATTAGAGCAAACAGGGACATCCAAAAATCCACCAGCACATTATAGAAATAGACGGTATTTGCTAACTTAACACTACAAACATAATGTTAATTTTATTTGCTACATCTTGCACTTAGAACAATATAAACTTAGCGAACACCTTTATACTATAAACCCAACAGATGAATTCAATACACTCTTTATGACCCACTAAAGTTAGCTATAGTTTACCTATATTTCCCCAAAAGATTTCAAACGAATATAAGTAAATTATAATTTACTTATATTGATTCAACAGAGAGAACCAATGCAAAAGTCAATTATTGTTGACTTTTGTATATCATACATCTACTTTGAACTTAAAAGTAAACTAAAATTAACTTATATGAGTAAGGAATCAGTAAAGCAAACATTAGGTAGAGTAGTCAAAAGCACTGACATGCCAGATTTAACTAAAGGCTTTTCACCTAAACAATTAGCTGAAGCTATTACTGCAAAGCGAACAGGTATGAAGCTCAAGCTTGTTGATGTATCTAAAGCACTTTCTATCTCAAAACCTACCTTAATCAAGATTGAAAAAGGTGATACTAGCGTTAAACTCATCAACATACTCAAAGTAATGGAGTACCTTGGTTTATCATTTAGCCTTTTATCTGATGATGTAACACAGAATACCAACACGACAGGATTAAGTGATGACGAATGGTATTAATACAAACAACTTATGTGTATTTATTGGTCATCACAGGAAAATTGCTACGATCAGCATCCCTGTAGGCTCAGAGACAGATATTTCTCTCATTTACGAGCCATCATGGGTGAATGAAGGTTTTGCCATTTCACCTCATCTCCCATTGGATGGTAATTTTGATCATCGAGCAGTTCGAAACTACTTACAAAACTTACTCCCTGAAGGCAAAGGGTTGGAAGAGCTCACCAGTAATACAACTATCTCTAAAAATAATACCTTTGGTTTGATCAAAGTAATTGGCGAAGAAACCTCTGGCGCACTCTCTTTCAGAGGAGAAAATAACGCTTCTAATGAAACGGCGTTTCGAGAAGTAACAGAAGGCGAATTAAATGCAAGACTTACTCGTTTTAAAGCCTTAGGAGAATCCATTACCTATTGGGATGGCCGCACTCGGCTTTCGGTTGCAGGTGTTCAAGATAAACTTAATTTACTTGAAATGAACAATCAACTAGGGTTTGGCGAGGGTGAGCTATGTTCAAACAAAATCTTTAAATTCGAGTCAGGAAAAGCACCTTTTATTGCAGTGAACGAACTATTTACTATGCTACTCGCTAGTGAGGCAGGTATTCAAGTTCCTCATGTTGAGGTACGCACATATGGTGGCGTGAGAACCTTTGTGATTAACCGTTTCGATAGACGTGTTATATCTAACAAACGCGTATTACGCCGCCATATTATAGATGGCTGCCAGGCGACTAACCTTCCTCCGTCCTATAAATATGAGCGTCAACATGGTGATGAGGGTGACGGCATATATATACGAGATGGTGTTTCATTTCCAAAACTGTTTGCAATTGAAACGGCTAACCCTGATTCGTATAAAGCCCAACTCATTCGTTGGATGACATTCAACATTTTGGTCCGCAACTATGATGCACACGGCAAAAACATCAGCTTTTTTGTTGGTAAGCAAGGCTTGGAACTAACGCCTTTTTATGACCTGGTGAATATAGAAGCCATCATTAGAGAAATACAAAGCCGACAAGCCAACGCCTCTGGTGGCAGGGGAAGTAGTACTTCACAATACTATGCGATGTCTATTGGAGAATATACAACACCAAGTGCGGGAAATTTTAGCAATCCAATTACAGCCTATATGCTGGCTGACTTTGCTGATGAATTTGGCATATCGCTACCTCGTATGCAATTACTCATGAGTCAAATGATCAAATCGGTAGTCAGTGCAGTAGATACAGCGAAAAAAAAAGCATTTAGCCAAGGTTTATCTGACGAAGAGATTAACCATATTAATTTGTGTATTGTTATTATTAATGAAGCTGTCGAGGATTTAAGTGTGGAGGTTGAACAGTTACCAACTATGAAAGAGTTTTTGAATAAAGGAGCTTAACTCCATTTTATTTAGACACACCTTGCCTATCAACTTGATAATCTTCAATAAAAACTGAATACCTACAAATGACGATAAAGCTCAAAATCAAATTTTAATTTGATATCAAACATTTAACCTAACAAACACACAATGTAACACTTCTGTAACCTTTGTGTTTCCATTGCGTGTATGTTTTGTTTTTATTTAATGCTACATTCACCTGCCTCACGAGCGTTTTTTTGTAATGGACTATGCGTAAACCAGACAGGATATCCCTTTATTTGTTAAAAATCTTAGTGGGCATTTTGAGCTGTTTTTCTGTTATTTATGGCGCTCATGGCAGTGATGCTGCGGCAACCCCTTCTTACCTTCCGGCAAATGAACAACAAAGTTATTTTGAAAATTACTCTATGGAGCAAGGACTTGTTCAAAATAGTATTTTAGCCATTTACAAGGATAATATCGGCTTTATGTGGTTTGCGACTCATGAGGGTCTAAGCCGTTTTGACGGCAGTAGTTTTGTTACCTTTCAGCATCAAACCGACAATAAAAATTCCCTGTCAAATAACAATATCAGGGCGCTTACCGGCACAAAAGAAGGCCAGCTATGGATCGGGACATATGGGGGCGGTTTAAATCTGCTCGATCAAAAGACCAACCAATTCTCACATTTTACCTTTGATAAAAATAACCCCGATAGCCTAAGTGATAACAGGGTCAATGCCTTATTTATTGATAGTCAGCAACGCCTGTGGATAGGTACATCGAATGGTGGTTTGAACTTATTAGTTGATACCGATGAAGGCATAAAGTTTAAACGTTATCGTGCCGCCGATCACCCGGGTTTGTTGACGGATAGCATTTGGAGTATTGCCGAAGACAATGCAGGCCGAATCTGGATAGGCACAGATGGCGGCGGCTTGAGTATTCTTACTCCCGAATCAGGTAGTTTTTTGAACCTTAGCAATAATGCTGAAGACCCGTTTAGTTTAAGCAGTAATAGTGTCAAAACTATTTTTAAAGACCATTCAGGTGTTATGTGGTTAGGCACCCATGAAGGGGGTCTTAACCGCTACAATAGCCAGCGCAATAATTTTAGCCATTATCGCCTTCTACCCGGGGATAAACATCCAGAAAAAAGCCGTGCCGTGAATAACTCATTAAATAACGACAACGTACAGGTTATTTATGAAGATAAACAACAACGGTTATGGGTGGGAACAGATGCTGGCTTAAATATCTTCAGCCCTGACCGGCAAGTGATCAAAAGCATTAAAAGCGCGAGCAACAGAGCCGGCAGTTTAAGTCATGACCGTATCAGTGCGATATATCAAGATGAAGAAGCAATTCTCTGGATAGGGACTATTGCCGGGCTTGATAAATTAAAAAGCGATCAACTGAAGTTTCATCACATTAAGTTAAGTAAAAATCCTTTAGACGATGAAAAGGTGATTACCCGCTTTGCAGAACAGGCCGACGGCTCATTTATTGTGGCGACCCATGGCGCCGGTTTAAGTATTTATAACGACAAAACCAACCCAACTAAGCCATTTCCACAAAACAAACACTTAAGCGATCCCAGAATTATTTCACTACTGATAGACCATGATGACAATATATGGATAGGCACCCGAAGCGCAGGGCTTAATGTTTACAATAAACAAAACGATGAGATGAGCTATTACCTCCATCAGGCTGGAAATCCTGATTCCCTGCTGACTGATAATATTTACGATCTCTTTGAAGATAATGAGCATAATATCTGGATCGCAAGTTATAAAGGAGGGTTAAGTAAATTAAGCCCAGATAGAAAAACTTTCAAACATTACCAGGCAGCCTCCGGCGATAACGCTGGACTATGCAGTGATCGTATCTTAGACATTTACCAGGACAGTCTGGGGCTATTATGGCTGGCAAGCGAAAACGGCCTAATGAAGCTGGATCCAAAAACAGACAAAATTAATTGTTTTCAGCATGATGAAAACATTAAAAAAAGCCTCTCAAGTAATACGATAATGGCTATTTTTGAAAATTCTCAAGGCGACTTTTTACTTGGCACTTTAGGCGGCGGCCTTAATATTTGGCAAAAAAAACACCGCCTCAACAATATCAATCACTTTAGTGCGATTACCGTTTCAGATGGCTTGCTCAGCAACAGTATTCTCGGTATTCAGGAAGATGAAGAAAACAACCTGTGGCTAAGCAGTAAAAAAGGGCTAACCAGGCTGAAACAAGACAACCTTATCTTTGATCACTTTACACCAAATGATGGCCTGCAAAGTTATGATTACTTTTTTAGCTCTACACTAAAAAGCAGCCAGGGAAAACTGATCTTTGGCGGTAAGAATGGCTTTAACATTTTTACACCCGAGGCAATAACAACAAATAATAAAACCGCAAAAGTCGTGCTGACCAATATACTGAAACTGCACCAGCCATTAGCAAGCTTTAAGCCTTACGAACAAATGCGCAGTGTTGATTTCAATTACGACGATCACTTGATTGCTTTTGATTTTATTGGCTTAAACTACAGCTCGCAAAAAAATATTCGGTATAAATATAAATTAGTTGGCTTTGATAATGAGTGGGTTGAGTCGGGCAGTCACCATCGTGCAACTTATACAAACCTTCCTCCCGGCGAGTATGTATTTAAAGTAAAGTCAGCAAATGGTAATGGCGTGTGGAGTCCTGCCTATATTAACTTAGCCGTTAATGTGAATGCAGCATTATGGCAAACCTGGTGGGCTTATACTTTGTATGCTTTATTGTTCATTGCGCTGGTATCGACATTAATCTTTCTCAGCTACCAAAGAAAGATAGCAGAAAAGGAAAAACAAGCCGCTTTATCTGTCGCATCAGCTAAAGAGAAGTTTTTCGCCAATATTACACATGAATTTCGTACACCGTTGACATTAATACTCGCACCGGGCACGGCCATTGAGCAGCAAACACATGAAGAACATACCAGGAAGAATATTGCGCTGATCAACCGAAATGCGCAACGCTTATTAACTATGGTGGAGCAAATATTAGCGCTTGCCCGCCTGGAGAGCGGACATACAGAAAGCAGGCATTTGCAGAATATCACCCAAGTGGTGGAGTTTTTAGCACATTCCTTCCAGCCGTATTTTAAGCAACAACAAATAGAATTAGTCGTTAATAACAATATTCCAGACTCATTACACCTTGCCATGATGCCAGATGCTCTCGCCAAGGTATTAACCAATTTATTATCTAATGCCCTGAAATTTAGCTCCGCCGGTGGCAAAGTTACCTTAAGCATCTACAGCGATAAGGTAACGAGTGTTGTTTTTAAAGTTGCTGATCTCGGCTGTGGTATAGCCGAAACAGACTTAAGCTCTGTTTTTGACCGTTTCACCCGGATAGAAGATAGTGAGAGAGCAGTACCCGGGGTCGGCATTGGCTTGGCACTGGTAAAAGAGATTGTCGACAGCCATAACGGCAAAATCCAGGTAAGCAGCCTGCTCGGGGTCGGCAGCACTTTTACCGTTAAACTTCCTTTAGCCAACCAGCCAGCTGATGACGAGAAAGATTCAAAGCCAAGACCTGTACAGCCTTTAACAGCTGATACCAGCTCACTGGAAGAAAATACCACATACGACATTAAAGAATTGCACTTAGATCTGCAAGATAGCAAGCCCTTTAGCGAACTAACCGTCAGGCCAGAAGAAGACAAAAAGACGAGCATTCTGATCATTGAAGACAATATGGATATGCAAAATTATCTGCTCAGTATTCTCCAGGATGACTATCAATGCCATACCGCAAATGACGGCCAACAAGGAATTTTTAAAGCACAGCACCTGATCCCCGATCTGATTATCAGTGACCTGATGATGCCTAATAAAGATGGTTTTGAAGTTATCAATCACTTAAAAGGTCATCTCACGACAAGCCATATCCCGATTATTTTATTAACGGCTAACGGCAACAGCGCCAATCGCAATAAAGCCTGGCAAGCAAACGCAGACGAGTACTTAACCAAACCTTTCGACAGTACAGCCTTGCTATTGCGCATAAAAAATTTATTGGCCATAAGAAAACAGCTACAGGCCTGTTTTAAGCAACAACAGAAAAGTCTTCAGGTTATAGATGTTCATCAGGATGGAAGTGATATAGCCATCAACGAATGTTCAGCCTTGAATGAGAGCGATATGCCAATGGCAGAAGAAAACAAAAGTAGCTGGCTTGCTTCGGAGCAACTTTTTATTGATCGCTACCAGAAAATAATTACCGAGAATATTGCCGACCCTCGGTTAAAAGTTGTGACTATCGCCCAGGCATTACATATGACTGAACGGCAACTCACCCGAAAATTAAAAGTATTGCTCAATGTAACACCGGCGGATCATTTACGTAATTATCGTCTAGATCAGGCTATGAGCCTACTCAAACAAGGAAAGTCTGTCACTGAAATTACCACTGCCACCGGCTTTTCATCTAACAGTAATTTCGGGCGTGCATTTAAAGCTAAATTTGGTGTTTCGCCAACCCATTACCTGAAAGAAGTTTCATCAAAAGGTACCGCTTAAGACCAATTTTATTAAATATCTAACC
This genomic window from Thalassomonas viridans contains:
- a CDS encoding HipA domain-containing protein, giving the protein MTNGINTNNLCVFIGHHRKIATISIPVGSETDISLIYEPSWVNEGFAISPHLPLDGNFDHRAVRNYLQNLLPEGKGLEELTSNTTISKNNTFGLIKVIGEETSGALSFRGENNASNETAFREVTEGELNARLTRFKALGESITYWDGRTRLSVAGVQDKLNLLEMNNQLGFGEGELCSNKIFKFESGKAPFIAVNELFTMLLASEAGIQVPHVEVRTYGGVRTFVINRFDRRVISNKRVLRRHIIDGCQATNLPPSYKYERQHGDEGDGIYIRDGVSFPKLFAIETANPDSYKAQLIRWMTFNILVRNYDAHGKNISFFVGKQGLELTPFYDLVNIEAIIREIQSRQANASGGRGSSTSQYYAMSIGEYTTPSAGNFSNPITAYMLADFADEFGISLPRMQLLMSQMIKSVVSAVDTAKKKAFSQGLSDEEINHINLCIVIINEAVEDLSVEVEQLPTMKEFLNKGA
- a CDS encoding hybrid sensor histidine kinase/response regulator transcription factor — translated: MRKPDRISLYLLKILVGILSCFSVIYGAHGSDAAATPSYLPANEQQSYFENYSMEQGLVQNSILAIYKDNIGFMWFATHEGLSRFDGSSFVTFQHQTDNKNSLSNNNIRALTGTKEGQLWIGTYGGGLNLLDQKTNQFSHFTFDKNNPDSLSDNRVNALFIDSQQRLWIGTSNGGLNLLVDTDEGIKFKRYRAADHPGLLTDSIWSIAEDNAGRIWIGTDGGGLSILTPESGSFLNLSNNAEDPFSLSSNSVKTIFKDHSGVMWLGTHEGGLNRYNSQRNNFSHYRLLPGDKHPEKSRAVNNSLNNDNVQVIYEDKQQRLWVGTDAGLNIFSPDRQVIKSIKSASNRAGSLSHDRISAIYQDEEAILWIGTIAGLDKLKSDQLKFHHIKLSKNPLDDEKVITRFAEQADGSFIVATHGAGLSIYNDKTNPTKPFPQNKHLSDPRIISLLIDHDDNIWIGTRSAGLNVYNKQNDEMSYYLHQAGNPDSLLTDNIYDLFEDNEHNIWIASYKGGLSKLSPDRKTFKHYQAASGDNAGLCSDRILDIYQDSLGLLWLASENGLMKLDPKTDKINCFQHDENIKKSLSSNTIMAIFENSQGDFLLGTLGGGLNIWQKKHRLNNINHFSAITVSDGLLSNSILGIQEDEENNLWLSSKKGLTRLKQDNLIFDHFTPNDGLQSYDYFFSSTLKSSQGKLIFGGKNGFNIFTPEAITTNNKTAKVVLTNILKLHQPLASFKPYEQMRSVDFNYDDHLIAFDFIGLNYSSQKNIRYKYKLVGFDNEWVESGSHHRATYTNLPPGEYVFKVKSANGNGVWSPAYINLAVNVNAALWQTWWAYTLYALLFIALVSTLIFLSYQRKIAEKEKQAALSVASAKEKFFANITHEFRTPLTLILAPGTAIEQQTHEEHTRKNIALINRNAQRLLTMVEQILALARLESGHTESRHLQNITQVVEFLAHSFQPYFKQQQIELVVNNNIPDSLHLAMMPDALAKVLTNLLSNALKFSSAGGKVTLSIYSDKVTSVVFKVADLGCGIAETDLSSVFDRFTRIEDSERAVPGVGIGLALVKEIVDSHNGKIQVSSLLGVGSTFTVKLPLANQPADDEKDSKPRPVQPLTADTSSLEENTTYDIKELHLDLQDSKPFSELTVRPEEDKKTSILIIEDNMDMQNYLLSILQDDYQCHTANDGQQGIFKAQHLIPDLIISDLMMPNKDGFEVINHLKGHLTTSHIPIILLTANGNSANRNKAWQANADEYLTKPFDSTALLLRIKNLLAIRKQLQACFKQQQKSLQVIDVHQDGSDIAINECSALNESDMPMAEENKSSWLASEQLFIDRYQKIITENIADPRLKVVTIAQALHMTERQLTRKLKVLLNVTPADHLRNYRLDQAMSLLKQGKSVTEITTATGFSSNSNFGRAFKAKFGVSPTHYLKEVSSKGTA
- a CDS encoding helix-turn-helix domain-containing protein, encoding MQKSIIVDFCISYIYFELKSKLKLTYMSKESVKQTLGRVVKSTDMPDLTKGFSPKQLAEAITAKRTGMKLKLVDVSKALSISKPTLIKIEKGDTSVKLINILKVMEYLGLSFSLLSDDVTQNTNTTGLSDDEWY